The genomic window GTTTAAACTACTTGATGTTGCATTATGTAAAGTTCATACTAGTTTTGTACTTTGTATCaggatattaatgatatcatactGAAGTTACCCTCAGCATTGTGTTTTCTATGTACAACCATACCCAACCAATAAGTATGTACATTATTAACACTTTCCCATATAGAATTAAAGAAATAGCATAGATCTCAAAGTCACATAATTAAACATTCATAATGAAGGTTACATTAAGACTCAAGGTTACTAAGTTGGTAATGAACATGGAATTACCATTGAGGATTTATTAGTGAAACTTTACACACTACAGGTCAGTATTGTGCCAAAAATACAGGTGAACTAAAAGTGTTAATTAAGTATAANNNNNNNNNNNNNNNNNNNNNNNNNNNNNNNNNNNNNNNNNNNNNNNNNNNNNNNNNNNNNNNNNNNNNNNNNNNNNNNNNNNNNNNNNNNNNNNNNNNNNNNNNNNNNNNNNNNNNNNNNNNNNNNNNNNNNNNNNNNNNNNNNNNNNNNNNNNNNNNNNNNNNNNNNNNNNNNNNNNNNNNNNNNNNNNNNNNNNNNNNNNNNNNNNNNNNNNNNNNNNNNNNNNNNNNNNNNNNNNNNNNNNNNNNNACCTGTGCACCTGGATCCAACAggtttaaaaaatactaatgagtAGACATGGCATAAAAATTTGGCAGGAAAAATATAGGCATGTAAAAATTTGTGTTAAAATAATATGGATAGCAATAAAACTGACCTggacaacaaatataataatattcataaatagaGTTTGCGATAATAGGATTCTACAGAAATagatttacatatttacaaatttttcaGCTTCCCTAAAACATAGCACACTTAGATGGAAAGACTTCAGTTCAGATATATAGCTGTTCACTGTCATTTTCCTAGGCAAACTATGAGTGACTGCGACAAACCCaaacatttatcaatattttctatcttaaaacaacaacattaagtcTCTCAAAGCTTTTACATATTGATTATCCAATAAATAGGAACGCAGTTTCAAATTTTACACTTTTGAGTTAAAACAAGTATACAGGACATgcatattttcccctcctttttgatATTCAAATGAAAGTAATTGCACcatcattcatattattgatattataattacagCAGTGACATGCTGAAATTCTTTATCAATGATCTATAAAATTCTAGAGATGAGTGTAATTGCCCATGCTATATAATCTGAACTTTCAAAGGCCCCTTACAAATAAAATTCCTATCAATAAAAAATGAcaggaaaaattattttgaacGTTACCCAGAATATCTAACACATCGTAATCTGCCAAAGTTAATATTGCAAGTCTTACCTTCATTGCCCAAAACTCAGGTCCAAGAATAACAGAGACCATATGAATAGCCATAACACCAAACTGAGCCTCCGTGACATCAATGTACCCAAAACGAAGAGTACCTGCGTAAACAACAAGACAAAATCATCTTTTCTCGGAATAACGCAAGAGAACGACAACAATCTCAAGCTATATCTATTGTCCATGGGATGGATAATGGGACATATCATTTAAAATGCCTTTGCAAATCAAGAGCAGTGGAAACTAGATACAcaagataatcatataatattaaacacTACATATAACAAAGAAACATAACTTGGGAGCACTTACCAGACACATAAGTTTGCCAGTGAGCACAATAAAAGAGAGTTACTGCCATCATACACTGGAAAAACATCCAATATGGCAGCATTCCTAAACGCACCGAGCAGGACACACCCAATGAGACAAACACTGTGGGAGCATGGAAGAGACATTATCAAAACATCTTTTGAAATTATGAAAGGTCCAGTTTCAAAAACAAATTTCAAGCANNNNNNNNNNNNNNNNNNNNNNNNNNNNNNNNNNNNNNNNNNNNNNNNNNNNNNNNNNNNNNNNNNNNNNNNNNNNNNNNNNNNNNNNNNNNNNNNNNNNNNNNNNNNNNNNNNNNNNNNNNNNNNNNNNNNNNNNNNNNNNNNNNNNNNNNNNNNNNNNNNNNNNNNNNNNNNNNNNNNNNNNNNNNNNNNNNNNNNNNNNNNNNNNNNNNNNNNNNNNNNNNNNNNNNNNNNNNNNNNNNNNNNNNNNNNNNNNNNNNNNNNNNNNNNNNNNNNNNNNNNNNNNNNNNNNNNNNNNNNNNNNNNNNNNNNNNNNNNNNNNNNNNNNNNNNNNNNNNNNNNNNNNNNNNNNNNNNAGTACATGGGCAAGCCTCCTAATAACATACCTGTTGACAATGAGTCACACCCATGATCAAACAGTTCCCCAAGCGGAGATGACGTCCCCGTGCGTCTCGCCTGTTTGCCATCAATTGCATCCAAACTCTGATATATGAAGAGACCAAAGGCACACAAGAAACATGCCCAACGAGGAACCTGTCAAAAGAACATGATTAAATGCATCTCTGAATTAGGTCTATGCAATTTGTTTTcaaataagggggggaggggaaagggacagaggAAGGGTTGTGGGAAAATTAGAGCAAANNNNNNNNNNNNNNNNNNNNNNNNNNNNNNNNNNNNNNNNNNNNNNNNNNNNNNNNNNNNNNNNNNNNNNNNNNNNNNNNNNNNNNNNNNNNNNNNNNNNNNNNNNNNNNNNNNNNNNNNNNNNNNNNNNNNNNNNNNNNNNNNNNNNNNNNNAAATNNNNNNNNNNNNNNNNNNNNNNNNNNNNNNNNNNNNNNNNNNNNNNNNNNNNNNNNNNNNNNNNNNNNNNNNNNNNNNNNNNNNNNTCCACGATTCTGTTACTAAGCCAATAAGATAACTATCATATATGCAGCAACAGCATTTTCACCCTTGTCTTGAACTCTGTCCTAACTGATAACTGGAAGGCTGTAGCACAATAACAGCAACTTTAGAAACATAATATTGCATGCCCATATACCCTATGTAGATGTACCATCCAGaattctagccccccccccccccctgctatgGTAAGCAGAGATGCCATCTGTCATCAATGGGTTGGATACATGACCCAATAATTTCATCAAATGGTGATCAACATTACCATTATGGTCAACAATAATCATATCAGAACTAATTCTAATAAGAATGCGGTGNNNNNNNNNNNNNNNNNNNNNNNNNNNNNNNNNNNNNNNNNNNNNNNNNNNNNNNNNNNNNNNNNNNNNNNNNNNNNNNNNNNNNNNNNNNNNNNNNNNNNNNNNNNNNNNNNNNNNNNNNNNNNNNNNNNNNNNNNNNNNNNNNNNNNNNNNNNNNNNNNNNNNNNNNNNNNNNNNNNNNNNNNNNNNNNNNNNNNNNNNNNNNNNNNNNNNNNNNNNNNNNNNNNNNNNNNNNNNNNNNNNNNNNNNNNNNNNNNNNNNNNNNNNNNNNNNNNNNNNNNNNNNNNNNNNNNNNNNNNNNNNNNNNNNNNNNNNNNNNNNNNNNNNNNNNNNNNNNNNNNNNNNNNNNNNNNNNNNNNNNNNNNNNNNNNNNNNNNNNNNNNNNNNNNNNNNNNNNNNNNNNNNNNNNNNNNNNNNNNNNNNNNNNNNNNNNNNNNNNNNNNNNNNNNNNNNNNNNNNNNNNNNNNNNNNNNNNNNNNNNNNNNNNNNNNNNNNNNNNNNNNNNNNNNNNNNNNNNNNNNNNNNNNNNNNNNNNNNNNNNNNNNNNNNNNNNNNNNNNNNNNNNNNNNNNNNNNNNNNNNNNNNNNNNNNNNNNNNNNNNNNNNNNNNNNNNNNNNNNNNNNNNNNNNNNNNNNNNNNNNNNNNNNNNNNNNNNNNNNNNNNNNNNNNNNNNNNNNNNNNNNNNNNNNNNNNNNNNNNNNNNNNNNNNNNNNNNNNNNNNNNNNNNNNNNNNNNNNNNNNNNNNNNNNNNNNNNNNNNNNNNNNNNNNNNNNNNNNNNNNNNNNNNNNNNNNNNNNNNNNNNNNNNNNNNNNNNNNNNNNNNNNNNNNNNNNNNNNNNNNNNNNNNNNNNNNNNNNNNNNNNNNNNNNNNNNNNNNNNNNNNNNNNNNNNNNNNNNNNNNNNNNNNNNNNNNNNNNNNNNNNNNNNNNNNNNNNNNNNNNNNNNNNNNNNNNNNNNNNNNNNNNNNNNNNNNNNNNNNNNNNNNNNNNNNNNNNNNNNNNNNNNNNNNNNNNNNNNNNNNNNNNNNNNNNNNNNNNNNNNNNNNNNNNNNNNNNNNNNNNNNNNNNNNNNNNNNNNNNNNNNNNNNNNNNNNNNNNNNNNNNNNNNNNNNNNNNNNNNNNNNNNNNNNNNNNNNNNNNNNNNNNNNNNNNNNNNNNNNNNNNNNNNNNNNNNNNNNNNNNNNNNNNNNNNNNNNNNNNNNNNNNNNNNNNNNNNNNNNNNNNNNNNNNNNNNNNNNNNNNNNNNNNNNNNNNNNNNNNNNNNNNNNNNNNNNNNNNNNNNNNNNNNNNNNNNNNNNNNNNNNNNNNNNNNNNNNNNNNNNNNNNNNNNNNNNNNNNNNNNNNNNNNNNNNNNNNNNNNNNNNNNNNNNNNNNNNNNNNNNNNNNNNNNNNNNNNNNNNNNNNNNNNNNNNNNNNNNNNNNNNNNNNNNNNNNNNNNNNNNNNNNNNNNNNNNNNNNNNNNNNNNNNNNNNNNNNNNNNNNNNNNNNNNNNNNNNNNNNNNNNNNNNNNNNNNNNNNNNNNNNNNNNNNNNNNNNNNNNNNNNNNNNNNNNNNNNNNNNNNNNNNNNNNNNNNNNNNNNNNNNNNNNNNNNNNNNNNNNNNNNNNNNNNNNNNNNNNNNNNNNNNNNNNNNNNNNNNNNNNNNNNNNNNNNNNNNNNNNNNNNNNNNNNNNNNNNNNNNNNNNNNNNNNNNNNNNNNNNNNNNNNNNNNNNNNNNNNNNNNNNNNNNNNNNNNNNNNNNNNNNNNNNNNNNNNNNNNNNNNNNNNNNNNNNNNNNNNNNNNNNNNNNNNNNNNNNNNNNNNNNNNNNNNNNNNNNNNNNNNNNNNNNNNNNNNNNNNNNNNNNNNNNNNNNNNNNNNNNNNNNNNNNNNNNNNNNNNNNNNNNNNNNNNNNNNNNNNNNNNNNNNNNNNNNNNNNNNNNNNNNNNNNNNNNNNNNNNNNNNNNNNNNNNNNNNNNNNNNNNNNNNNNNNNNNNNNNNNNNNNNNNNNNNNNNNNNNNNNNNNNNNNNNNNNNNNNNNNNNNNNNNNNNNNNNNNNNNNNNNNNNNNNNNNNNNNNNNNNNNNNNNNNNNNNNNNNNNNNNNNNNNNNNNNNNNNNNNNNNNNNNNNNNNNNNNNNNNNNNNNNNNNNNNNNNNNNNNNNNNNNNNNNNNNNNNNNNNNNNNNNNNNNNNNNNNNNNNNNNNNNNNNNNNNNNNNNNNNNNNNNNNNNNNNNNNNNNNNNNNNNNNNNNNNNNNNNNNNNNNNNNNNNNNNNNNNNNNNNNNNNNNNNNNNNNNNNNNNNNNNNNNNNNNNNNNNNNNNNNNNNNNNNNNNNNNNNNNNNNNNNNNNNNNNNNNNNNNNNNNNNNNNNNNNNNNNNNNNNNNNNNNNNNNNNNNNNNNNNNNNNNNNNNNNNNNNNNNNNNNNNNNNNNNNNNNNNNNNNNNNNNNNNNNNNNNNNNNNNNNNNNNNNNNNNNNNNNNNNNNNNNNNNNNNNNNNNNNNNNNNNNNNNNNNNNNNNNNNNNNNNNNNNNNNNNNNNNNNNNNNNNNNNNNNNNNNNNNNNNNNNNNNNNNNNNNNNNNNNNNNNNNNNNNNNNNNNNNNNNNNNNNNNNNNNNNNNNNNNNNNNNNNNNNNNNNNNNNNNNNNNNNNNNNNNNNNNNNNNNNNNNNNNNNNNNNNNNNNNNNNNNNNNNNNNNNNNNNNNNNNNNNNNNNNNNNNNNNNNNNNNNNNNNNNNNNNNNNNNNNNNNNNNNNNNNNNNNNNNNNNNNNNNNNNNNNNNNNNNNNNNNNNNNNNNNNNNNNNNNNNNNNNNNNNNNNNNNNNNNNNNNNNNNNNNNNNNNNNNNNNNNATATGATTCATTCACCAATACTAATCattaaatatctaataaaaaaatgtacCAGAAATAAAGAACACTAATTCCATAATAACCAAAATCATTTACAAAACAGGAGACTAAGCTCACCTCCTTGTATGAGAATCTTTACAATNNNNNNNNNNNNNNNNNNNNNNNtttatttttttatcaaataattacTACCATCTACTCGTCAACCATCAATTACCGCCAAATTGTCAAATAAATCTTTGcctcattggaaaaaaaaaaggaaaaagaaagaatcttGCCTCTCCTGAAAGCAGAACAAAGAATTCAAACAGTAACTTTATCAaaagaaggtatgaatgagacgTGTGAATACTACACACAGAGGTCTAGAGCTGTGGTTCCAAACTGGAGGCCATGTAGCAGAAAACAGAGGGGCCATAATCTGCGGATGTGCATGTATAAAACCAAAGGAGTTTACCGGGTGGGCAGTCCCTGGGGGGAACTTACGGGTTCTGTACAGGTTTGTGCAATGCCTTGCAGCCAGACACAAGTAAtacatcctttttttctgtttgtataatcacctttttttatctgattatgtNNNNNNNNNNNNNNNNNNNNNNNNNNNNNNNNNNNNNNNNNNNNNNNNNNNNNNNNNNNNNNNNNNNNNNNNNNNNNNNNNNNNNNNNNNNNNNNNNNNNNNNNNNNNNNNNNNNNNNNNNNNNNNNNNNNNNNNNNNNNNNNNNNNNNNNNNNNNNNNNNNNNNNNNNNNNNNNNNNNNNNNNNNNNNNNNNNNNNNNNNNNNNNNNNNNNNNNNNNNNNNNNNNNNNNNNNNNNNNNNNNNNNNNNNNNNNNNNNNNNNNNNNNNNNNNNNNNNNNNNNNNNNNNNNNNNNNNNNNNNNNNNNNNNNNNNNNNNNNNNNNNNNNNNNNNNNNNNNNNNNNNNNNNNNNNNNNNNNNNNNNNNNNNNNNNaaaaaaaaatttgggaaccaCTGGCCTAGGGTAAATGGAGTACCCTCATGCTTATATTCTGTAAGGGAAAAggttaaatataacaacaatgatgctgCTAAAATATCTTGCGTTCTATAAtggcaaacaataatgatattaaaataatgacagtTACAGACTTCAGTCATAGGAATACATGTGCATGTTactattttactcttttttaataggagaaataaataatatatagactatcaataaaaaattataccacacatatacaacTTGAGCTTCACAAACTGAcaaagaaataaactgcgagTTATCAATGGAAAATGGGAAGTTTAAAGATTAATGGATGAATACNNNNNNNNNNNNNNNNNNNNNNNNNNNNNNNNNNNNNNNNNNNNNNNNNNNNNNNNNNNNNNNNNNNNNNNNNNNNNNNNNNNNNNNNNNNNNNNNNNNNNNNNNNNNNNNNNNNNNNNNNNNNNNNNNNNNNNNNNNNNNNNNNNNNNNNNNNNNNNNNNNNNNNNNNNNNNNNNNNNNNNNNNNNNNNNNNNNNNNNNNNNNNNNNNNNNNNNNNNNNNNNNNNNNNNNNNNNNNNNNNNNNNNNNNNNNNNNNNNNNNNNNNNNNNNNNNNNNNNNNNNNNNNNNNNNNNNNNNNNNNNNNNNNNNNNNNNNNNNNNNNNNNNNNNNNNNNNNNNNNNNNNNNNNNNNNNNNNNNNNNNNNNNNNNNNNNNNNNNNNNNNNNNNNNNNNNNNNNNNNNNNNNNNNNNNNNNNNNNNNNNNNNNNNNNGAAGACTGCCACACATCAGCCACGGCCTTGCCCCAATCAATTCCGAGTTTATGCAGGTCAGTAGAAGCCAACAAATGTCCCCTGCATATGATTTGGCAAGGCAGAGCCTGTAATTCTTCCTAACAATTTACCATTTCCTAGTCTTAATGGAATACGAAGAACATAAGCTAATATTATCTTCCTATCAATTTTTTATGGGCAACCTTCCTTTCAATTCTTCAATGGTAAGCTGTGAACAGGTGATATGCTCCATGGAGTTATAATGGtgatacataataacaaatatatattcacactgttGCCTAACttattcactctctcctccttgaaACACATCAGTAACAGAATCAGACTGCCAAGAGTTACCTACCTCCTGTTTTGCATCTGGACTGTAGTAAACCAGAATAAGCGAGGTGAAGATGTTGATGGCAAGACCCGTAATGGTGATCAGATTGGGTGCTAGGGTCAAAGGGCATTGTTCCACTAGCCAACACCACCATTTCTGCATCAGAGGGTCCATCAATGACACCGACATGCATGAGTACTTGTGTTCCTCAAGCCTCCGTAACTGAGAATCATCTAACTGCCTCATCGTGGacttcacttcctctttttccacGCCNNNNNNNNNNNNNNNNNNNNNTACTTTCTCTTCCTAGGTACTTAGTTCTATGGTCTGCAGTCACTCACTTTGTTTTTCAACGACTTTGGTACCAAATCAGAAATGGGCNNNNNNNNNNNNNNNNNNNNNNNNNNNNNNNNNNNNNNNNNNNNNNNNNNNNNNNNTTTTCTACTGGATTTGTTTCTTCATTTCACTCATGCTCAGTTCGCCACACTTAAGTTTACAATGAATATCTAATTTTCAAGAACACACTTTCTTTCTGGAACataattctttttctgtctttatttttcattgaatTTAAACACTATAAGGAAAGTCTAATTTTTAAACCAGAACACGAAGTAAAAGATAATGACGAATGAACTGAATCCCTCAAAATCAAATAATTCTATTTTTACTATCTAAATgtctttacattttcattattcacaTCTTAATTGGAAATGCAGAATCCTGCAtctgaaattaaagaaaattaaaaataatgtatataattttatgaattatatCTACCACACTATTGCACAAGGACTAATATTAATTGtaagtgaaatataaaaaaaaaattacccgtaACTTAACCATGACTTCAGTCAAGCAGCAAAAAGTCTGAACTCCACCTTGTTAGCAGATTATCTGTAGCTTATGAAATGCAAAATGTGAAATTCCCTTTTATATCTAGCATAACTTTCAGCTTGCATTCTATTTAcagcaaaaaaggaaatttacaaAGTTCAAAGACAAAGTGCTGGTCTAGTATTTTGGATTTCCCAATTTCCTACTGGGAATCTCCAACATTGCTGAACTTGAATGTTAACTTGAATTATGTATTGTCATTCATGactgtcttacacacacacaacaacaggaCATTTCCCAAATACAGTTACTCCAGTAACAAAACTTTTacacaataaataatagacaAAATTGTTAACTAAAAATGTATCTAAACAGAAAATCATTTCCTAATTGGGTGAAATTCTCTCTTTCCTAGAAACTTGAACTATAAAGTCACAAACCACTGTAAATTTCCACTCCTTTTAACCTGCCATCCTACCGCTCTCCCCGATACCCAAAATGACAATATACTAAATACCCTTGATAATCACTCGTTAAAATAATCTTTCCGAAATAAAAGGGCTTACGCGAACCCGGTCACAAAATTCATTTCCTGCAACCTGTCAGCTGATCCCCCCACTCGCNNNNNNNNNNNNNNNNNNNNNNNNNNNNNNNNNNNNCGCGCATTACACCACAACTCGCACGTCTCCTTGACCACTAGATGGAATCTTACCTCCCCGACTCTTACATAAAGCGTATTACAGTCCCCGTTATATCACTGTTACTGTTTCTATAGCTTTATCTCACCCATACCGAGACCGTATGACCACCTTATCTCGTGAACAGCTGATAAACAACAATATGGCTGGAGGACGGCGACGACTAACATGTTGCGTAGTTTTGCTCTTTTTACGGAGTCGCTATTTAGGTAAAATGCCTATTTATTGCACAATGTTTATTTTTACCGTTGTTTTATGCTAGCGGGGAAGGGATTGCATTTTCTGTGTGGATGTGAAAaggtttgtattatttttttcatataaatgtcATGGCTACatataagattttctttttttatgaaactcATCTGTCAAAATCTGTTTAACTGGCATCTTACTTTAATCAAAATCCAGCTATTNNNNNNNNNNNNNNNNNNNNNNNNNNNNNNNNNNCATGTGAACTACATCACAGACATTCGCTTATCTACATAAATCGCATTCATGATCATTATCTGCTATTACTCATTAAAGCTATTACTAATTTTCCCAGACTAGAACCGTGATGTGAAACCCAACCGCTGCCAATTTGCGTTACGGCTGAAGGTGACACTAACAGCTCGCACAAACGCCGAAGGTTTTTTGGTGTTTAATTATTACAGAATTTAATGCCTGTTGTAACCCTTGTCTATTGCTGTTGNNNNNNNNNNNNNNNNNNNNNNNNNNNNNNNNNNNNNNNNNNNNNNNNNNNNNNNNNNNNNNNNNNNNNNNNNNNNNNNNNNNNNNNNNNNNNNNNNNNNNNNNNNNNNNNNNNNNNNNNNNNNNNNNNNNNNNNNNNNNNNNNNNNNNNNNNNNNNNNNNNNNNNNNNNNNNNNNNNNNNNNNNNNNNNTACCATAACTTCAattatgtgtaaatttatatgtgcatattttcGCCTGTATGTGAACTCAATCATTCAAAATNNNNNNNNNNNNNNNNNNNNNNNNNNNNNNNNNNNNNNNNNNNNNNNNNNNNNNNNNNNNNNNNNNNNNNNNNNNNNNNNNNNNNNNNNNNNNNNNNNNNNNNNNNNNNNNNNNNNNNNNNNNNNNNNNNNNNNNNNNNNNNNNNNNNNNNNNNNNNNNNNNNNNNNNNNNNNNgtacacgcacgcacgcacacgcagagcCACACGTTTGCAAGGATTCCTCACTGATTTCTCCGCCAGACCTCCAGTCGAGACCTGCCAACGTGGTACATTCGCCAGACAGAAGACGCTCTGTTTCATCTTATGCCATTTTACACGCTATCCGGTGAAAGTTCGTGTGTACCTGAAAGCTGGATTGGGTTCCATTTGCAAAACAGTAAAATGCGAAAATAGATCTGCtattattttttcgtgtttttttcccctaaaagtttACTTCGTAATGTAGAAACAAAATTTTACTGCCACGTTAGAATTAACCGCGTTATCGGTGATGAAATCAGCGGATCAGAGGCCAGAGTTCAATCGTGTTATCTATTATGAAGTGCCAGTGATATACGCGCCGCGAAAATGAAAGTGAACTTATCAGTTCATTATCCATTAATTTTCAAGGTTATTCTGAAGATTCATCACCAATGTAAAACACTATATACTGTAGATATCACGCGTAAAAGGGGAAATAGGCAATCTTAAATGGTCGGTGAAAATAACCTTGGTGCTAGTGACCAATCACTTCAGCTAACATCACCGACGTCACCATGATATGGCAGAAACCTAACTTTTCTGTCGANNNNNNNNNNNNNNNNNNNNNNNNNNNNNNNNNNNNNNNNNNNNNNNNNNNNNNNNNNNNNNNNNNNNNNNNNNNNNNNNNNNNNNNNNNNNNNNNNNNNNNNNNNNNNNNNNNNCCCATCTNNNNNNNNNNNNNNNNNNNNNNNNNNNNNNNNNNNNNNNNNNNNNNNNNNNNNNNNNNNNNNNNNNNNNNNNNNNNNNNNNNNNNNNNNNNNNNNNNNNNNNNNNNNNNNNNNNNNNNNNNNNNNNNNNNNNNNNNNNNNNNNNNNNNNNNNNNNNNNNNNNNNNNNNNNNNNNNNNNNNNNNNNNNNNNNNNNNNNNNNNNNNNNNNNNNNNNNNNNNNNNNNNNNNNNNNNNNNNNNNNNNNNNNNNNNNNNNNNNNNNNNNNNNNNNNNNNNNNNNNNNNNNNNNNNNNNNNNNNNNNNNNNNNNNNNNNNNNNNNNNNNNNNNNNNNNNNNNNNNNNNNNNNNNNNNNNNNNNNNNNNNNNNNNNNNNNNNNNNNNNNNNNNNNNNNNNNNNNNNNNNNNNNNNNNNNNNNNNNNNNNNNNNNNNNNNNNNNNNNNNNNNNNNNNNNNNNNNNNNNNNNNNNNNNNNNNNNNNNNNNNNNNNNNNNNNNNNNNNNNNNNNNNNNNNNNNNNNNNNNNNNNNNNNNNNNNNNNNNNNTGGGCATTCTTCTAcgtctctttgtatatatttcatgcaGCTCTTTCCATGACGTGGGATGTCCCTCGTCGACCCAGCATCGTCCACTGGCACGATCAGGGTAGGTGTTTGTCATCGCTCACTTACGCATGTCACAGTCAAGGTCGGGCTTGGCTTTCGTCTCCTGAACCTCACTCATGAACCAAGATACGATTCCGCTTCATATCCATTGCTACAAGGCGGTGAAAATAACtgaattgatagatagaaggAGCTCGGTTGTTCGGTGGTCTCCTTGAACACTCGCCGCTGACTCAGGTTCCTTATTTACCACGACCGTTATGAACACTCCCTTCTGGACTCGAAAGGCTATATGAGTTTCTCCCTTAGACGCCGATGACCTCACAGTTTTGAAGTCACGGCTGCGCGTTCTGAAATTTCTTTTGAATTTGTTTTACACTCTTGTTCTATTNNNNNNNNNNNNNNNNNNNNNNNNNNNNNNNNNNNNNNNNNNNNNNNNNNNNNNNNNNNNNNNNNNNNNNNNNNNNNNNNNNNNNNNNNNNNNNNNNNNNNNNNNNNNNNNNNNNNNNNNNNNNNNNNNNNNNNNNNNNNNNNNNNNNNNNNNNNNNNNNNNNNNNNNNNNNNNNNNNNNNNNNNNNNNNNNNNNNNNNNNNNNNNNNNNNNNNNNNNNNNNNNNNNNNNNNNNNNNNNNNNNNNNNNNNNNNNNNNNNNNNNNNNNNNNNNNNNNNNNNNNNNNNNNNNNNNNNNNNNNNNNNNNNNNNNNNNGCTCTTTAGTAATATAATCTGGGTATGAGTTCAACCCGGATGTAAATTATATTGAAGATACAAATACGCAACGACAAAGACAAACACATTAATACCTGGACAAAGTGAAATAGAGCACAGCCTCaatatatcataacaatacaACGATAAACTTGATCGAGTAAGATCAGACTCCTAATCAGTCAGTAAAACTTGAGTGTTTTATTGTGGTTTCANNNNNNNNNNNNNNNNNNNNNNNNNNNNNNNNNNNNNNNNNNNNNNNNNNNNNNNNNNNNNNNNNNNNNNNNNNNNNNNNNNNNNNNNNNNNNNNNNNNNNNNNNNNNNNNNNNNNNNNNNNNNNNNNNNNNNNNNNNNNNNNNNNNNNNNNNNNNNNNNNNNNNNNNNNNNNNNNNNNNNNNNNNNNNNNNNNNNNNNNNNNNNNNNNNNNNNNNNNNNNNNNNNNNNNNNNNNNNNNNNNNNNNNNNNNNNNNNNNNNNNNNNNNNNNNNNNAAATCTCTAAAAGAAATTTTCTAGCACACATAACTTCAAAACAGTGAGATCGTCGgcgtgagtgtgggtgtgaaCGTGTTTGCGGTNNNNNNNNNNNNNNNNNNNNNNNNNNNNNNNNNNNNNNNNNNNNNNNNNNNNNNNNNNNNNNNNNNNNNNNNNNNNNNNNNNGAATGCAAATTTCTATGTGTACGTAAGTGTCGCAAAATATACCTTGAAGTGCTAAGCTATGGGCACATGTTTTATTCTGTCTTTTTCAGGTATCTGGACAGGATAATCACGGTTGGCTATTGCGATTCTGACTGTCGCCTGC from Penaeus monodon isolate SGIC_2016 chromosome 23, NSTDA_Pmon_1, whole genome shotgun sequence includes these protein-coding regions:
- the LOC119587985 gene encoding choline/ethanolaminephosphotransferase 1-like isoform X3 — translated: MRQLDDSQLRRLEEHKYSCMSVSLMDPLMQKWWCWLVEQCPLTLAPNLITITGLAINIFTSLILVYYSPDAKQEVPRWACFLCAFGLFIYQSLDAIDGKQARRTGTSSPLGELFDHGCDSLSTVFVSLGVSCSVRLGMLPYWMFFQCMMAVTLFYCAHWQTYVSGTLRFGYIDVTEAQFGVMAIHMVSVILGPEFWAMKGTSVLSPVVPLSLILVPAVLIAWKSPEGLFLQDPTIYLLTFGCVAARVTNRLVVAHMTKSEMAYSDASLLGPAALFLNQYFNCPISEKYLLYCVCAYVIYDLIKYCRQVCLEICEHLNIMMFTIIPKYPQTKATSSMEKNGSSSKYMTRSKSKVKNN